The Deinococcus humi genome has a segment encoding these proteins:
- a CDS encoding Lrp/AsnC family transcriptional regulator — protein sequence MRQTGSALDSLDHRILQELQTDSRLSMRELGRRVGLSAPAVTERVRRLEDAGVILGYGVRVASKPLGRTITAFIGVQDSGRNDPTLVRWATAHDGVLECHSVTGDNSCILKVAVPDVGALETMLGDLIGMGFTCDTSIVLSTPLEGKLMLPLR from the coding sequence ATGCGACAGACTGGCAGCGCTTTGGATTCCCTGGATCACCGGATTTTGCAGGAGCTCCAGACCGATTCGCGGCTCTCGATGCGTGAACTGGGCCGCCGGGTGGGGCTGTCGGCCCCCGCCGTGACCGAGCGGGTGCGGCGGCTGGAGGATGCAGGTGTGATCCTGGGCTACGGCGTGCGCGTCGCCAGCAAGCCGCTGGGTCGCACCATCACCGCGTTTATTGGCGTGCAGGACAGTGGCCGCAACGATCCCACGCTGGTGCGCTGGGCCACCGCCCACGACGGCGTGCTGGAGTGCCACAGCGTGACCGGCGACAACTCCTGCATCCTCAAAGTGGCCGTGCCGGACGTGGGCGCGCTGGAAACCATGCTGGGGGATCTGATCGGCATGGGCTTTACCTGCGACACCTCGATTGTGCTGAGCACACCGCTGGAAGGCAAGTTGATGCTCCCGCTGCGCTGA
- a CDS encoding NADP-dependent isocitrate dehydrogenase: MPTIEQPVQPAAPQTALVPVSVVYGDGIGPEIMGATLRILQAAGARIAPQEVRMGEALYREGFTSGFAPDAWDNLRQTGVLLKAPITTPQGGGYKSLNVTLRKSLGLYANVRPCRAYAPYVPTHHPAMDLVIIRENEEDLYAGIEHRQTREVMQCLKLITRPGCEKIVRYAFEYARANGRKKVTALSKDNIMKMCDGLFHTVFDEISAEYPDIQAEHQIIDIGTARVAARPEGYDVIVTLNLYGDILSDVAAEVAGSVGLAGSANIGDSFAMFEAIHGSAPDLAGQDAANPGGLISAAALMLGHLGQHEVAASIQNALLCALEDGMHTRDVAGPHTKEVLGTQAFADAIIERLGRVPQHLPAVTADSGARKMPVRQPAEPAHIDKQLVGTDVFFEWTDAGRDPEVLAAILQEAQLDGVPLRMITNRGVKVWPDGLPETFKSDHWRCRFQSETPVTHRDLLALLVRVHDKGLDFIKTEHLYTFDGVPGYSLGQGQ, encoded by the coding sequence ATGCCCACCATCGAACAGCCTGTCCAGCCCGCCGCCCCCCAGACCGCCCTCGTTCCTGTTTCCGTCGTCTACGGCGATGGTATCGGCCCCGAAATCATGGGGGCCACCCTCCGCATTCTGCAGGCGGCGGGCGCGCGAATTGCTCCGCAGGAGGTCCGCATGGGTGAGGCGCTGTACCGGGAAGGCTTTACCTCCGGTTTCGCGCCCGACGCCTGGGACAACCTGCGCCAGACCGGGGTGCTGCTCAAGGCGCCGATCACCACGCCACAGGGCGGCGGCTACAAGAGCCTGAACGTGACCCTCCGCAAGTCGCTGGGCCTGTACGCCAACGTGCGTCCCTGCCGCGCCTACGCACCGTACGTGCCGACGCACCACCCCGCGATGGATCTGGTGATCATTCGCGAGAACGAGGAAGACCTGTACGCGGGCATCGAGCACCGCCAGACCCGCGAGGTGATGCAGTGCCTAAAGCTGATCACCCGCCCCGGCTGCGAGAAGATCGTGCGCTACGCTTTCGAATACGCCCGCGCTAATGGTCGTAAGAAAGTCACGGCCTTGAGCAAGGACAACATCATGAAGATGTGCGACGGGCTCTTTCACACCGTCTTCGACGAGATCAGCGCCGAGTACCCGGACATTCAGGCCGAGCATCAGATCATCGACATCGGCACGGCGCGGGTGGCGGCCAGACCGGAAGGGTATGACGTGATCGTGACCCTCAACCTGTACGGCGACATCCTCTCAGACGTGGCGGCGGAGGTGGCCGGTTCGGTGGGACTGGCGGGCAGCGCGAATATCGGTGACAGTTTCGCCATGTTCGAGGCCATCCACGGTTCGGCCCCCGATCTGGCCGGGCAGGACGCGGCCAACCCCGGCGGTCTGATCTCGGCGGCGGCGCTGATGCTGGGGCATCTGGGCCAGCACGAGGTGGCCGCCAGCATTCAGAACGCCCTGCTGTGTGCGCTGGAGGACGGGATGCATACCAGGGATGTCGCCGGGCCCCACACGAAAGAGGTGCTGGGGACGCAGGCTTTTGCCGATGCCATCATCGAGCGGCTGGGACGCGTGCCGCAACACCTTCCGGCCGTTACCGCCGACTCGGGGGCCAGGAAAATGCCTGTCCGGCAGCCCGCGGAGCCCGCCCACATCGACAAGCAGCTTGTCGGGACTGATGTCTTCTTCGAATGGACGGATGCTGGACGTGACCCTGAAGTGCTGGCCGCCATCCTGCAGGAGGCGCAGCTTGACGGCGTGCCGCTGCGGATGATCACCAACCGGGGGGTCAAGGTCTGGCCGGACGGTCTGCCCGAGACCTTTAAATCCGATCACTGGCGCTGCCGCTTCCAGTCGGAGACGCCTGTCACCCACCGTGATCTGCTGGCCCTGTTGGTCCGCGTCCACGACAAGGGACTGGATTTCATCAAGACCGAACACCTCTACACCTTCGACGGCGTGCCGGGGTATTCGCTGGGCCAGGGCCAGTAA
- a CDS encoding KamA family radical SAM protein, producing the protein MSHAPLHPQATVRSQQMLPRGHRAAKWADIPDEKWYDWKWQLKNRINSVSELEEVIRLTESERLGASAEGIFRLDITPYFASLMDAEDPTCPVRRQVIPTHHELEPFTSMMEDSLAEDKHSPVPGLVHRYPDRVLMLVTTQCASYCRYCTRSRIVGDPTETFNPAEYEAQLNYLRNTPQVRDVLLSGGDPLTLAPKVLGRLLAELRKIEHIEIIRIGTRVPVFMPMRVTEELCDVLAENHPLWMNIHVNHPKEITPEVADACDRLTRAGVPLGNQSVLLRGVNDHPVIMQKLLRELVKIRVRPYYIYQCDLVHGAGHLRTTVSKGLEIMESLRGHTSGYSIPTYVVDAPGGGGKIPVAPNYVLSHSPDKLILRNFEGYIAAYSEPTDYTGPDMAIPEDWQRREPGQSGIFGLMEGERISIEPREFSESRVRPGATTHRLNSREDKWAAYGVGAPNPAGVSDTAPDGKVQEPIPVHSGD; encoded by the coding sequence ATGTCCCACGCTCCCCTACACCCGCAGGCGACTGTTCGCAGCCAGCAGATGCTGCCCCGTGGTCACCGCGCCGCCAAATGGGCCGATATTCCCGACGAGAAGTGGTACGACTGGAAATGGCAGCTCAAGAACCGAATCAACTCCGTCTCTGAGCTGGAAGAAGTGATCCGCCTGACCGAGAGCGAACGCCTCGGCGCCAGTGCGGAAGGCATTTTCCGCCTCGACATCACGCCGTACTTCGCCTCGCTGATGGACGCCGAGGACCCCACCTGCCCGGTCCGTCGTCAGGTGATTCCCACGCACCACGAGCTGGAACCGTTTACCTCGATGATGGAGGACTCGCTGGCCGAGGACAAGCACAGCCCGGTGCCTGGCCTGGTCCACCGCTATCCGGACCGCGTACTGATGCTGGTGACTACGCAGTGCGCCAGCTACTGCCGCTACTGCACCCGCAGCCGCATCGTGGGTGATCCCACAGAGACCTTTAACCCCGCCGAATACGAGGCGCAGCTCAACTACCTGCGCAATACGCCCCAGGTGCGCGACGTGCTGCTGTCGGGCGGCGATCCGCTGACCCTGGCCCCCAAGGTGCTGGGCCGCCTGCTGGCCGAACTGCGGAAGATCGAGCATATCGAGATCATCCGTATCGGGACGCGCGTTCCGGTTTTCATGCCCATGCGCGTGACCGAAGAACTGTGCGACGTGCTCGCCGAGAACCACCCGCTGTGGATGAACATTCACGTCAATCACCCCAAGGAAATCACGCCGGAGGTGGCCGACGCCTGTGACCGCCTGACCCGCGCGGGCGTGCCGCTGGGCAACCAGAGCGTGCTGCTCAGGGGCGTCAATGACCACCCCGTGATCATGCAGAAACTGCTGCGCGAACTGGTCAAGATTCGTGTGCGACCGTACTACATCTACCAGTGCGACCTCGTTCACGGCGCGGGCCACCTGAGAACCACCGTCAGCAAGGGGCTGGAGATCATGGAAAGTCTGCGCGGGCATACTTCCGGCTACAGCATTCCCACCTACGTGGTGGACGCCCCGGGCGGCGGCGGCAAGATTCCGGTTGCCCCCAATTACGTGCTGTCGCACAGCCCCGACAAGCTGATTCTGCGCAACTTCGAGGGCTACATCGCCGCGTATTCCGAACCCACCGACTACACCGGGCCGGACATGGCGATCCCTGAGGACTGGCAGCGCCGCGAACCCGGTCAGAGCGGCATCTTTGGCCTGATGGAAGGCGAGCGCATCTCCATAGAGCCGCGCGAATTCTCCGAGAGCCGCGTGCGCCCTGGCGCGACCACCCACCGCCTGAACAGCCGTGAGGACAAGTGGGCCGCTTACGGCGTCGGCGCACCCAATCCGGCGGGCGTCAGCGACACCGCCCCCGACGGCAAGGTGCAGGAGCCGATCCCAGTCCACAGCGGGGACTGA
- a CDS encoding helix-turn-helix transcriptional regulator — MTSPLPPHEPSWTFLSNHSRVLLCLKRQPDATLRQVAADVGITERAVQRIVRDLEDAGILIRQRVGRRNTYQIEANRPLRHPLDAHRNVNELLELLLGGTEKADR; from the coding sequence ATGACCTCGCCCCTGCCCCCACATGAACCCTCGTGGACGTTCCTGTCGAACCACAGCCGCGTGCTGCTGTGCCTGAAACGCCAGCCGGACGCCACGCTGCGTCAGGTGGCTGCCGATGTCGGCATCACCGAACGCGCCGTGCAACGCATCGTGCGCGACCTTGAGGACGCCGGCATCCTGATCCGCCAGCGCGTGGGGCGCCGTAACACCTACCAGATCGAGGCCAACCGCCCGCTGCGCCACCCGCTGGACGCGCACCGGAATGTCAACGAGTTGCTGGAATTGTTGCTGGGGGGGACGGAAAAGGCAGACCGCTGA